A stretch of Rhizobium sp. TH2 DNA encodes these proteins:
- a CDS encoding DUF2291 domain-containing protein yields MSTVTEPKPQAPAMLTRRTMIIGALAVVVVAAIALDTKVVQIGSEHDVRKAAFSPETYGVAEYPKAKASIEERAVPAAELATAITASKAEAGKKYGIATSTGPVIPVTFKGVVGEKKANTHTITVEGLPEGLQVRVQTGPAINGTDLRDATGTIEFGQFKNQIEYQDAGSALNNEVKKQVLAPIDMATLTGKTVTVVGVFKLINPKSWLVTPVRLEVQ; encoded by the coding sequence ATGAGCACAGTGACCGAACCAAAACCGCAAGCGCCCGCCATGTTGACCCGGCGGACGATGATCATCGGCGCCCTTGCCGTGGTGGTGGTCGCCGCCATCGCGCTCGACACGAAGGTTGTTCAGATCGGCTCCGAGCATGATGTCCGCAAGGCCGCGTTTTCGCCCGAGACATATGGCGTCGCGGAATATCCGAAGGCGAAAGCCAGCATCGAGGAACGGGCCGTGCCCGCCGCCGAGCTTGCCACCGCGATCACCGCCAGCAAGGCTGAGGCGGGCAAGAAATACGGCATCGCGACCAGCACGGGGCCGGTCATCCCGGTCACTTTCAAGGGCGTCGTCGGCGAGAAAAAGGCCAATACCCACACGATCACAGTCGAAGGCCTGCCCGAGGGACTGCAGGTCAGGGTTCAAACGGGGCCTGCGATCAACGGCACCGATCTCCGCGATGCGACCGGCACCATCGAGTTCGGTCAGTTCAAGAACCAGATCGAGTATCAGGATGCCGGCTCCGCGCTCAACAACGAGGTGAAGAAGCAGGTCCTCGCGCCCATCGACATGGCGACACTGACCGGCAAAACCGTGACCGTCGTCGGCGTGTTCAAGCTCATCAATCCCAAGAGCTGGCTGGTGACGCCGGTAAGGCTGGAAGTCCAATGA
- a CDS encoding sugar ABC transporter ATP-binding protein has product MMTAAPSSGEVVLAARNIAKLYGSIHALKGVNFDIHRGQVTTLFGENGAGKSTLMKILSGVVQPTSGEIILDGEPVSFSSSSHARDRGISIIHQELSLAPNLSVRDNIFMGREIMTATGVNFAEEERQTRALMQELEEDIDPLTPVEELRLGQQQIVEIARALSVNSRILIMDEPTSALSASEVEVLFKVIRDLTGRGVSIVYISHHLEEALQITNHAVVLRDGAMTAYAERGDIDLEWIVRNMVGDNFDLGSPPTDHKIGETVLTIENLSVADPAGAGYSLVDRMSINLKAGEIICIYGLMGAGRTELLECVAGRLASSGGRVLLYGDDVSNLSIADRIALGLVLVPEDRQRDGLVQTMTVGNNLSLASIGAFTKGLFTSRSAEQSIVTDSIRRVHIKTDGGAAAIGSLSGGNQQKVVIGKMLATDPKVILLDEPSRGIDVGAKAEVFRLLAERAKQGLAVIYSTSEVGECLSIAHRIIVMRRGKISAEFGSDVTKEKIMAASGEAVVAH; this is encoded by the coding sequence ATGATGACGGCGGCGCCATCCAGTGGGGAAGTCGTGCTGGCCGCGCGCAACATCGCCAAATTATACGGCAGCATCCATGCCCTCAAGGGCGTGAATTTCGATATCCATCGCGGACAGGTGACGACTCTGTTCGGCGAGAACGGCGCCGGCAAATCGACACTGATGAAGATCCTGTCGGGCGTCGTGCAGCCGACATCGGGCGAGATCATCCTCGATGGCGAGCCGGTGAGTTTCTCTTCCTCCTCCCATGCACGAGATCGTGGCATCTCGATCATCCACCAGGAACTCAGCCTCGCGCCCAATCTCAGTGTCCGCGACAACATCTTTATGGGCCGCGAGATCATGACCGCGACCGGCGTCAACTTCGCCGAGGAGGAGCGTCAGACCCGGGCGCTGATGCAGGAACTCGAAGAGGATATCGACCCGCTCACGCCGGTCGAGGAGCTTCGCCTCGGCCAGCAGCAGATCGTCGAAATCGCCCGCGCGCTGTCGGTCAATTCCCGCATCCTGATCATGGATGAGCCGACATCGGCGCTGAGCGCGTCGGAAGTCGAGGTACTCTTCAAGGTCATCCGCGACCTCACCGGGCGTGGCGTCTCGATCGTCTATATCTCGCATCACCTGGAAGAAGCGCTGCAGATCACCAATCACGCCGTGGTGCTGCGCGACGGTGCGATGACGGCCTACGCCGAGCGTGGGGATATCGATCTCGAATGGATCGTCCGCAACATGGTGGGCGATAATTTCGACCTCGGCTCGCCGCCGACGGACCACAAGATCGGTGAGACCGTGCTCACGATCGAAAATCTCAGCGTCGCCGATCCCGCCGGTGCCGGATATTCCTTGGTCGACCGCATGTCGATCAATCTCAAGGCCGGTGAGATCATCTGCATCTACGGGCTGATGGGCGCCGGCCGGACCGAACTGCTCGAATGCGTGGCCGGCCGGTTGGCCTCGTCGGGCGGAAGGGTTCTGCTGTACGGAGACGACGTCTCGAACCTCAGCATCGCCGATCGCATTGCCTTGGGCCTGGTGCTCGTTCCCGAAGATCGCCAGCGCGACGGCCTGGTGCAGACCATGACCGTCGGCAACAACCTTTCGCTCGCCAGCATTGGCGCCTTCACCAAGGGGCTGTTCACCTCCAGGAGCGCCGAGCAATCGATCGTCACCGATTCCATCCGCAGAGTTCACATCAAGACCGATGGCGGAGCTGCCGCGATCGGCTCCCTTTCCGGCGGCAACCAGCAGAAGGTCGTGATCGGCAAGATGCTGGCAACCGACCCGAAGGTCATCCTGCTCGACGAACCGAGCCGCGGCATCGATGTCGGCGCCAAGGCCGAGGTCTTCAGGCTGCTCGCCGAACGGGCGAAGCAGGGTCTCGCAGTGATCTACTCGACCTCCGAGGTCGGCGAGTGCCTGAGCATCGCGCATCGGATCATCGTCATGCGGCGCGGCAAGATTTCCGCCGAGTTCGGTTCGGATGTCACCAAGGAAAAGATCATGGCTGCCTCGGGCGAAGCCGTGGTCGCGCACTAA
- a CDS encoding ABC transporter permease, whose product MSVSNTSAKAAAAGAKRNLNIVHLLLEGRAFFALIAIIVVFSFLSPYYLSVDNFLIMASHVAIYGLLAIGMLLVILNGGIDLSVGSTLGLCGVIAGFLMKGVTLDYFGVVLYPPVWAVVVITCALGALVGAVNGVLIAYLRVPAFVATLGVLYVARGVALLMTNGLTYNNLEGRPELGNTGFDWLGFNRLFGVPIGVLVLGVLAIACGLMLSRSAFGRWLYASGGNERAAELSGVPVKRVKITVYVLSGISAAIAGLVLSSQLTSAGPTAGTTYELTAIAAVVIGGAALTGGRGTIGGTMLGAFVIGFLSDGLVIIGVSSYWQTVFTGAVIVLAVLLNSIQYGRPKKT is encoded by the coding sequence ATGTCCGTCTCGAACACGTCGGCGAAAGCAGCGGCAGCGGGGGCAAAGCGCAACCTCAATATCGTGCATCTCTTGCTGGAGGGCCGTGCCTTCTTCGCGTTGATTGCGATCATTGTCGTGTTCTCCTTTCTGTCGCCCTATTATCTCAGCGTCGATAACTTCCTGATCATGGCCTCGCATGTGGCGATCTACGGCCTGCTCGCCATCGGCATGCTGCTCGTCATCCTCAATGGCGGCATCGACCTCTCGGTCGGCTCTACGCTCGGTCTTTGCGGTGTGATCGCCGGTTTCCTGATGAAAGGCGTCACGCTCGATTATTTCGGCGTCGTGCTTTATCCGCCGGTCTGGGCTGTCGTGGTGATCACCTGCGCGCTCGGCGCCCTGGTCGGCGCGGTCAACGGCGTGCTGATCGCTTACTTGAGGGTTCCGGCCTTCGTGGCGACGCTCGGCGTACTCTATGTGGCGCGCGGCGTGGCACTGCTGATGACCAACGGCCTGACCTACAACAATCTCGAAGGTAGGCCCGAACTCGGCAATACCGGCTTCGACTGGCTCGGCTTCAACCGCTTGTTCGGCGTGCCGATCGGGGTGCTGGTCCTCGGCGTGCTCGCCATTGCCTGCGGCCTGATGCTCAGCCGGTCGGCATTCGGGCGCTGGCTCTATGCCTCGGGCGGCAACGAGCGTGCGGCGGAGCTTTCGGGCGTGCCGGTCAAGCGCGTCAAGATCACCGTCTATGTCCTCTCCGGCATCTCAGCCGCAATCGCTGGCCTCGTCCTGTCCTCCCAGTTGACGTCGGCCGGTCCTACGGCCGGCACCACCTATGAACTGACGGCCATCGCGGCCGTGGTCATCGGTGGTGCCGCGCTGACGGGCGGACGCGGCACGATCGGCGGCACGATGCTTGGGGCCTTCGTCATCGGCTTCCTGTCCGACGGCCTCGTCATCATTGGCGTGTCTTCCTACTGGCAAACCGTTTTCACCGGCGCGGTCATCGTGCTCGCCGTCCTCCTCAACTCCATTCAGTACGGCCGCCCGAAAAAGACATGA
- a CDS encoding D-ribose ABC transporter substrate-binding protein, which yields MFKRGLRVLMAAAAATTLFASAAWADGLITIIVTDPANPYWFTEGEVAKATAEKLGYTATVGAHKGDTNTESNMIDTAITNKSVAIILDPANADGSIGAVKKAVAANIPVFLVNAEINQEGLAKAQLVSNNAQGAALGATQWVESVGDKGKYAELFGNPADNNAATRSNGYETVLTQYPDLVKAAKEVADWDRTKGHDKMQSMLQANPDIIGVISGNDEMALGAIAALKEAGKLEGIKVGGFDGSPDAVEAIKAGEMQYTVLQPVAVFSAEAVRQADNFIKTGKTGADTEKQLFDCLLITKDNIDKYTAPFVLSE from the coding sequence ATGTTTAAGAGAGGTTTGCGTGTTCTGATGGCCGCCGCGGCTGCCACGACACTGTTCGCCAGCGCTGCCTGGGCCGATGGCCTGATCACCATCATCGTCACCGATCCGGCGAACCCCTATTGGTTCACCGAAGGCGAAGTGGCCAAGGCAACCGCCGAGAAGCTCGGCTATACCGCGACCGTCGGCGCCCACAAGGGCGACACCAACACCGAAAGCAACATGATCGATACCGCGATCACCAACAAGTCGGTGGCGATCATCCTCGATCCGGCCAATGCGGATGGCTCCATCGGCGCGGTGAAGAAGGCCGTCGCCGCCAACATCCCGGTTTTCCTCGTCAATGCCGAGATCAACCAGGAAGGACTCGCCAAGGCGCAGCTCGTTTCCAACAACGCCCAGGGTGCAGCCCTCGGCGCCACTCAGTGGGTCGAAAGCGTTGGCGACAAGGGCAAGTATGCGGAGCTGTTCGGCAACCCGGCCGACAACAATGCCGCAACGCGTTCGAACGGCTACGAGACGGTGCTCACGCAGTATCCGGACCTCGTGAAAGCCGCCAAGGAAGTCGCCGATTGGGATCGCACCAAGGGCCACGACAAGATGCAGTCCATGCTGCAGGCCAACCCTGACATCATCGGCGTGATCTCGGGCAATGACGAAATGGCGCTCGGCGCGATCGCCGCACTCAAGGAAGCCGGCAAGCTCGAAGGCATCAAGGTCGGCGGCTTCGATGGTTCCCCCGATGCCGTGGAGGCCATCAAGGCTGGCGAGATGCAGTACACCGTTCTGCAGCCGGTGGCCGTGTTCTCGGCCGAAGCCGTCCGCCAGGCCGACAACTTCATCAAGACGGGCAAGACAGGCGCCGACACTGAGAAGCAGCTTTTCGATTGCCTGCTGATCACCAAGGACAATATCGACAAGTACACGGCTCCCTTCGTTCTTTCGGAGTAA
- a CDS encoding DeoR/GlpR family DNA-binding transcription regulator, protein MDGRDVTNKAAVGQLMSEQLPSDSRHARQLVRRQLIAEAVMSEGSMRIEDLTARFGISLMTAHRDVDELVSRGLFRKTRGIVTAAPTSLIESSDVYRSTRQSAEKKAIAEAAMQFIEPGQAIFFDDSTTVLQMAALLPAKVPLTAITNSLNLMNALREIRDLTILGLGGHFYNWCNAFMGRMTTNEIMRLRADTVFMSMSAIIDDTVFHQSPEMVETKRAMFDCAARRILLADHTKFERRALHSFAALTEFDIVIVDDGTPIIHLERMRSKGIKVVVARTERLTGVG, encoded by the coding sequence ATGGATGGCAGAGACGTGACGAACAAGGCAGCAGTCGGTCAGCTCATGTCGGAGCAGCTTCCCAGCGACAGCAGGCATGCCCGCCAGCTGGTGCGCCGGCAGTTGATCGCCGAAGCCGTGATGTCCGAGGGCTCGATGCGGATCGAAGACCTGACCGCCCGCTTCGGCATCAGCCTGATGACGGCGCACAGGGATGTCGATGAGTTGGTCAGCCGAGGGCTGTTCCGCAAGACGCGCGGCATCGTCACCGCCGCTCCCACCAGCCTGATCGAATCGAGCGACGTCTATCGCTCCACGCGCCAATCCGCCGAGAAGAAGGCTATCGCCGAAGCTGCGATGCAGTTCATCGAGCCCGGACAGGCGATCTTCTTCGATGACTCAACGACCGTGCTGCAGATGGCGGCGTTGCTGCCCGCCAAGGTTCCGCTGACGGCGATCACCAATTCGCTCAATCTCATGAATGCGCTGCGCGAAATCCGCGACCTGACGATCCTCGGACTCGGTGGGCATTTCTACAATTGGTGCAATGCCTTCATGGGCCGCATGACGACGAACGAGATCATGCGGCTGCGCGCCGACACGGTGTTCATGTCGATGTCCGCCATCATCGATGACACGGTGTTTCACCAGTCGCCGGAGATGGTGGAGACCAAACGCGCGATGTTCGATTGCGCCGCCAGGCGCATTCTGCTTGCCGACCACACCAAGTTCGAACGCCGGGCGCTTCATAGCTTCGCGGCACTCACCGAGTTCGACATCGTGATCGTCGATGATGGCACGCCAATCATCCATCTCGAGCGCATGCGTTCCAAGGGCATCAAGGTCGTAGTCGCCCGCACCGAGCGACTGACCGGCGTGGGTTGA